One window of Cloacibacillus sp. genomic DNA carries:
- a CDS encoding TRAP transporter large permease → MIYIALIILIATLVIGVPVPVSFMASCAWLIFFGGPDMTGYQPTQLLPYGFTQMNSVSLIAIAMFILAGGIMERGRIAEKLIDMVDVFVGHIKGGLGIVGTVSCAVFGSICGAACATLSCIGAIMFPRFRQGGYPMGHACALMANASLLGLLIPPNATLIIFAWISGISVLACFLSTIGPGIVTTILISLVNVWMLRDNKQVFVTQKRTGKDRMDMFLSRGRLAIPALFMPVMVLGGIYGGVMTTTEASALAVLYCIPIGLYVYKGLTWKSLYLIVVECSITTGVIMVMLYSVSMLSRLYILEDLPGKVLYLFYSISTNKWVIMFMINVFLVLMGMLMDDISVVVLTTPILLPIIMELGINPVHYAAVVGVNTALGCITPPAAPVLYLSGRVGGAAINEIMKPALTFMVLCWIPVLLVTAYIPKLVLFMPHFILGVPW, encoded by the coding sequence ATGATTTATATAGCATTGATAATACTCATAGCAACACTCGTAATAGGCGTTCCAGTGCCTGTAAGCTTCATGGCTTCATGCGCGTGGCTCATATTCTTCGGCGGCCCAGATATGACGGGCTATCAGCCGACCCAGCTTCTGCCTTATGGCTTCACTCAGATGAATTCCGTCTCGCTCATAGCTATTGCGATGTTCATACTGGCCGGCGGCATCATGGAGCGCGGACGCATCGCTGAAAAGCTAATCGATATGGTCGACGTCTTCGTTGGACACATCAAGGGCGGACTCGGTATCGTCGGCACAGTCTCCTGCGCGGTATTCGGCTCGATCTGCGGCGCCGCCTGCGCGACGCTCTCCTGCATCGGCGCCATCATGTTCCCGCGTTTCAGGCAGGGCGGATATCCTATGGGACACGCCTGCGCGCTGATGGCAAACGCCTCTCTGCTTGGACTGCTCATCCCGCCGAACGCCACGCTCATCATCTTCGCGTGGATAAGCGGCATCTCGGTGCTGGCCTGTTTCCTCTCGACGATAGGCCCAGGCATCGTGACCACGATCCTTATCTCGCTGGTCAACGTCTGGATGCTTCGCGACAATAAGCAGGTCTTCGTCACACAGAAGCGCACAGGCAAAGACCGTATGGATATGTTCCTTTCACGCGGACGCCTCGCCATCCCCGCCCTCTTTATGCCTGTAATGGTGCTTGGCGGCATCTACGGCGGCGTAATGACGACGACGGAAGCCTCGGCGCTGGCGGTGCTCTACTGCATCCCGATAGGCCTCTACGTCTATAAAGGGCTCACATGGAAGTCGCTCTATCTCATCGTCGTGGAATGCTCCATTACGACAGGCGTCATCATGGTAATGCTCTATTCCGTCTCAATGCTCTCAAGGCTCTACATACTTGAGGACCTTCCCGGAAAGGTGCTCTACCTCTTCTATTCCATCTCCACCAACAAGTGGGTCATCATGTTCATGATCAACGTCTTCCTCGTTCTGATGGGGATGCTCATGGACGACATCAGCGTCGTCGTACTCACTACGCCGATACTGCTGCCGATAATAATGGAACTTGGCATCAACCCCGTCCATTACGCGGCGGTCGTTGGCGTCAACACCGCGCTTGGCTGCATAACGCCGCCTGCGGCGCCAGTCTTGTACCTCTCCGGCCGAGTTGGAGGGGCCGCCATCAACGAGATAATGAAACCGGCGCTCACCTTCATGGTGCTCTGCTGGATACCGGTGCTGCTCGTAACGGCCTACATACCGAAGCTCGTTCTCTTCATGCCGCACTTCATTCTCGGCGTGCCGTGGTGA
- a CDS encoding TRAP transporter small permease subunit: MSLGEEIKDIKVEPCIPADEEVQSSVRKPKCFFDKLTISIYSMICFTMCMLLTVIISAATVMRYVFEMDLYGYEEWIKIFAFWLYFMGAGYGAFAGSHVSADLVQSYVKEGTPKRLLMCVKTFITLTVTLLFTKYGWDYLVFGFMGPLGTGVAIPRTVAWRIPLWTAYISIFLGLLSMSYYFLWDFIRAAQALISGGKNK, encoded by the coding sequence ATGTCCTTGGGAGAAGAGATAAAGGATATCAAGGTGGAGCCTTGTATACCGGCGGATGAAGAGGTTCAGTCGTCCGTAAGAAAACCAAAATGCTTTTTTGATAAGCTCACCATAAGCATCTATTCAATGATCTGCTTTACGATGTGCATGCTGCTTACCGTCATAATAAGCGCCGCTACAGTAATGAGATACGTTTTTGAAATGGACCTTTACGGCTATGAGGAATGGATAAAGATATTCGCCTTCTGGCTCTATTTCATGGGCGCGGGATACGGAGCCTTCGCGGGTTCGCACGTTTCCGCGGACCTTGTCCAGTCCTACGTCAAAGAGGGGACCCCAAAAAGGCTGCTCATGTGCGTGAAGACATTTATCACGCTTACCGTGACGCTTCTTTTCACAAAATACGGCTGGGATTATCTCGTCTTCGGATTTATGGGACCGCTTGGCACTGGCGTCGCGATACCGCGTACAGTCGCCTGGCGTATTCCGCTGTGGACAGCATATATCTCGATTTTCCTGGGGCTTCTGTCCATGTCCTACTATTTCCTTTGGGACTTTATAAGGGCGGCTCAAGCTCTGATTTCGGGAGGTAAAAACAAATGA
- the dctP gene encoding TRAP transporter substrate-binding protein DctP, translating into MKKFALMLAVLFLFVATVCPATAAPVTFRFAGQSPPDHMATKTMDAMAKEITQKTNGRVEIKVYPASQLGNYSLVMEEMIRGTVDMACMSVATDFDPRLEIIYTNGFVTGYESAKKELVPGAWLPEKLNEFTSKLGVRLIGSYVEGFIGIGSTKPVKEPLNPKVDKGVLTRVPNMVVYTLGAKAMGYRPITIPYPDVYQSMQTGVCDAVDGYPTAAAYTILGDVIKNWYATNYSMEYLAYMVSDKSWKKLTPEDQKVFMDVAKKYTLKSIDNAKAEDEKYMKLMEKKGIKVHRYTEAQLKPIKDACVSTWEEVGKAGTGVELMKEFKKNLGGK; encoded by the coding sequence GTGAAAAAATTTGCACTTATGCTTGCAGTATTGTTCCTGTTTGTAGCCACAGTATGCCCTGCAACGGCCGCCCCTGTAACATTCCGCTTCGCGGGCCAGTCGCCGCCTGATCACATGGCGACGAAGACGATGGACGCCATGGCGAAGGAAATCACTCAGAAGACAAACGGACGCGTAGAGATCAAAGTATATCCCGCAAGCCAGCTTGGAAACTATTCGCTGGTCATGGAAGAGATGATCCGCGGCACAGTCGACATGGCCTGCATGTCGGTCGCTACGGACTTTGACCCACGCCTTGAAATAATCTACACAAACGGATTTGTAACAGGTTATGAATCAGCGAAGAAGGAGCTCGTCCCTGGGGCGTGGCTTCCGGAAAAACTAAATGAATTCACGTCAAAGCTCGGCGTGCGTCTTATCGGCTCCTACGTTGAAGGATTCATCGGAATCGGTTCAACGAAGCCCGTCAAAGAGCCGCTCAACCCGAAGGTCGACAAGGGCGTTCTCACCCGCGTACCGAACATGGTAGTCTATACGCTCGGCGCAAAAGCAATGGGCTATCGTCCGATAACCATCCCGTATCCCGACGTTTATCAGTCAATGCAGACCGGCGTCTGCGACGCAGTTGACGGATATCCGACAGCAGCCGCCTACACGATCCTTGGCGACGTTATCAAAAACTGGTACGCGACGAACTACTCGATGGAATATCTTGCCTACATGGTAAGCGACAAGTCATGGAAGAAACTGACCCCCGAAGATCAGAAGGTCTTCATGGACGTAGCGAAGAAATACACGCTGAAATCCATCGACAACGCGAAGGCTGAAGACGAGAAGTACATGAAGCTCATGGAGAAGAAGGGCATCAAAGTCCACAGGTACACAGAAGCACAGCTGAAGCCGATAAAGGACGCCTGCGTTTCGACATGGGAAGAAGTCGGCAAGGCCGGTACCGGTGTAGAGCTTATGAAGGAATTCAAGAAAAATCTCGGCGGCAAATAA
- a CDS encoding chromate transporter produces the protein MGRVILELVWAFMQVGITAFGGGLSTLPLIEYQLVTKNAWMTAEQFNQMVAVSQVTPGPIAINAATFAGYEKAGVIGSFAATLALVAAPVAALCVVLAVLKRVSPEGSRAFKMMLRPVVAGLLTLSLVSPFSATLRNGFFAVALFCAGVLLIKYCKFFKDHPAAMLVSFGAIGAIFLS, from the coding sequence ATGGGGCGCGTCATCCTTGAACTCGTCTGGGCCTTTATGCAGGTCGGCATCACCGCCTTCGGCGGCGGCCTTTCCACGCTGCCGCTCATAGAATATCAGCTTGTCACCAAAAACGCGTGGATGACGGCCGAACAGTTCAATCAGATGGTCGCCGTCTCTCAGGTGACGCCGGGGCCTATCGCTATAAACGCGGCCACCTTCGCGGGCTACGAAAAGGCGGGCGTCATTGGGTCGTTCGCCGCTACTCTTGCGCTCGTAGCGGCGCCAGTCGCCGCCCTCTGCGTCGTCCTAGCCGTGCTCAAACGCGTCTCCCCGGAGGGCAGCCGCGCCTTTAAGATGATGCTGCGCCCAGTCGTAGCTGGGCTGCTTACTCTGTCTCTCGTTTCGCCGTTTTCGGCGACATTAAGAAATGGATTTTTCGCGGTAGCGCTCTTCTGCGCCGGCGTTCTTTTGATAAAGTACTGTAAGTTTTTTAAGGATCATCCCGCCGCTATGCTCGTATCGTTTGGAGCGATAGGCGCGATTTTTCTTTCGTGA
- a CDS encoding chromate transporter → MSLTQLFFFFFRISAVTFGGGIVILGMVQLEEEKRGDIDPEVFADMVSLAASMPGPIAVSIAWLMGRHYKGLSGSLAAVAGAVLPPFLIILFLSPFIIKYSDLPAVRGFFHGVLAGTSAIIVLVIFDNVKSALLGKWWNLVPFLLVISLIGVLHIHPLFAMAGVIALQFAHERFVS, encoded by the coding sequence ATGAGCCTGACTCAATTATTCTTTTTCTTTTTTAGAATAAGCGCCGTCACCTTCGGAGGCGGCATCGTCATACTCGGCATGGTCCAGCTCGAAGAGGAAAAAAGAGGCGATATAGACCCGGAGGTCTTTGCCGATATGGTGAGCCTCGCCGCCTCGATGCCGGGGCCGATCGCCGTATCCATAGCATGGCTCATGGGGCGCCATTACAAGGGGCTTTCAGGCAGCCTTGCGGCCGTAGCCGGCGCAGTTCTTCCTCCGTTTCTCATCATACTTTTTCTTTCTCCGTTCATCATCAAATATTCCGACCTGCCAGCGGTCCGCGGCTTTTTTCACGGCGTGCTCGCCGGCACGAGCGCTATAATCGTGCTTGTAATTTTCGACAACGTAAAGTCTGCGCTTTTGGGCAAGTGGTGGAACCTCGTGCCCTTTTTGCTCGTCATATCGCTCATAGGAGTGCTGCATATCCATCCGCTCTTTGCCATGGCCGGAGTCATCGCGCTGCAGTTCGCGCATGAAAGGTTCGTCTCCTGA